The Stratiformator vulcanicus genome has a segment encoding these proteins:
- a CDS encoding flagellar basal body L-ring protein FlgH, whose protein sequence is MTVHQLYTATLIALAVVLSPLTDEAVAQQQRPLTGQVPAPGVTGGTAIVPPPPAPGTRSIPSRPSPLAQDAGRSPMAATGQFQPPYNSAVIPFIPAIPRRRPGLVSEYSLTFIEQPPPRVIKENDIITFLVNHSSELSSDSRFNRQRNESFSAELLEFVALDGLILRNSAATSPTIDTSVQNRIQTTGQLQNGEGINFRIAGVVTDVLPNGNLVIEARKVFTDTDDEWEYRLSGIISSEKVNKDMTALAEDVAFQGIKRFQNGRIYDSTKRNWGTKIVDKIFPF, encoded by the coding sequence ATGACGGTTCATCAATTATACACCGCGACACTCATCGCTCTGGCGGTCGTGTTGTCCCCATTAACAGACGAAGCGGTCGCTCAACAGCAGAGACCGCTCACAGGACAGGTCCCAGCCCCCGGCGTCACTGGGGGAACGGCAATCGTTCCACCACCACCCGCGCCGGGAACACGATCGATCCCGAGTCGGCCATCGCCCCTCGCGCAGGACGCCGGGCGTTCTCCTATGGCAGCAACCGGTCAGTTCCAACCACCGTACAACTCAGCGGTGATCCCCTTCATCCCCGCCATTCCGCGGCGGCGTCCGGGGTTGGTCAGTGAGTACTCGCTCACATTTATTGAGCAACCGCCGCCCCGAGTTATTAAAGAGAATGACATCATAACATTCCTCGTGAACCACAGCTCTGAATTAAGTTCCGATTCACGCTTCAACAGGCAACGAAATGAATCGTTCTCTGCTGAGCTATTGGAGTTCGTGGCACTCGACGGTCTAATCCTTCGCAACTCCGCGGCGACCTCCCCGACGATCGACACATCGGTCCAAAACCGAATTCAAACAACCGGTCAGCTTCAAAACGGGGAAGGTATTAATTTTCGCATTGCCGGGGTTGTGACTGACGTGCTGCCAAACGGCAATTTGGTGATCGAAGCCAGAAAAGTCTTCACCGACACCGATGATGAATGGGAATACCGGCTGTCGGGAATCATCAGCAGTGAAAAAGTGAATAAGGATATGACCGCCTTAGCCGAGGACGTGGCCTTCCAAGGAATTAAGCGATTCCAGAACGGCCGCATCTACGACAGCACAAAACGAAACTGGGGCACGAAGATCGTCGACAAAATATTTCCGTTCTAA
- the rpsI gene encoding 30S ribosomal protein S9, giving the protein MANDQPEEKPTETPADEEVTSAESPTAETAPEEPALEQAAADEPATEESDPVAAAIDEGDAAPAEPTLVTPEEALDGTDVVEGLTIGEGGPPEQLVLPAESAIRGKVDRFGVALGTGRRKTSVARVRISKGDGKFTVNGKALDEHCCIERDQLAVMGPLRATEMEGKVDIWVRVEGGGPTGQAGAMILGIARALQAMDPTLHHILQHGGFLTRDERMVERKKYGHKKARRSFQFSKR; this is encoded by the coding sequence ATGGCAAACGATCAGCCCGAAGAAAAACCGACCGAAACTCCGGCAGACGAAGAAGTAACGTCGGCGGAATCTCCGACCGCAGAGACTGCGCCGGAAGAGCCAGCGCTGGAACAGGCAGCAGCCGATGAACCGGCGACGGAAGAATCCGATCCGGTCGCTGCGGCGATTGATGAAGGCGACGCGGCGCCGGCCGAACCGACGCTCGTGACGCCGGAAGAGGCACTGGATGGGACTGATGTCGTTGAAGGGTTGACGATCGGCGAAGGCGGACCGCCGGAGCAACTCGTTCTGCCGGCTGAGTCAGCCATCCGCGGAAAGGTCGATCGTTTCGGCGTTGCCCTCGGAACGGGTCGCCGTAAAACCTCGGTCGCCCGGGTGCGAATCTCGAAAGGGGACGGAAAATTCACCGTCAACGGCAAAGCCCTCGACGAGCATTGCTGCATCGAACGTGATCAGCTCGCAGTGATGGGACCACTCCGTGCGACTGAAATGGAGGGCAAGGTCGACATTTGGGTTCGCGTTGAGGGCGGTGGTCCGACCGGACAAGCCGGAGCCATGATCCTCGGAATCGCCCGTGCCCTGCAGGCGATGGATCCGACGCTGCACCACATATTGCAGCATGGCGGGTTTCTGACCCGTGATGAGCGAATGGTCGAGCGGAAGAAGTACGGGCACAAGAAAGCCCGCCGCAGCTTCCAGTTCTCGAAGCGATAA
- a CDS encoding flagellar basal body P-ring protein FlgI: MPTSQNHYSHRIAQSAFAIAVAIITVCGSGSVSEARVRLQHICSVAGQQEIKLTGMGLVVGLGGTGDGGRSLPAMQALATALQNNNNPVLSPLDLRDSKNAAIVMIEATIPKTGLRRGQRIDCYVSSVMGAKSLRGGRLLFAPVEAPSVTRDVGAPVALGFASGPVYIEDDLVQTSGKIPGGITLQEDTLSYFINRADDKQGITLLLDASHSSFHSAYEVARVINSEFAFEVGRSVAQATGPGTISVDIPQQYHRDPVKFVALLLNVGIDNPHTQARVVVNAKTGTVIVTGEVELSPVIITHRNLTVRVGAPGFGPPPEVRFSAISPEPDPSPSLEQLVEALNLLRVPPEGVIDILRELNRTGKLHAEFIEY; this comes from the coding sequence ATGCCGACTTCGCAGAACCACTATTCACATCGCATCGCGCAATCGGCGTTCGCGATCGCTGTCGCGATCATCACCGTGTGCGGAAGCGGCTCGGTCTCTGAGGCACGAGTTCGGCTGCAACACATTTGCTCGGTCGCAGGTCAGCAGGAGATTAAACTGACCGGAATGGGACTCGTGGTCGGTCTGGGCGGAACCGGCGACGGAGGACGGAGCCTCCCGGCCATGCAAGCCCTCGCCACGGCGCTTCAAAACAATAACAACCCGGTCCTCTCGCCTCTTGACCTGCGCGACTCGAAGAATGCGGCGATCGTCATGATTGAAGCGACGATTCCAAAGACCGGGTTGCGACGCGGCCAACGCATTGACTGTTACGTCAGTTCCGTGATGGGGGCAAAAAGCCTGCGGGGAGGGCGATTGCTATTCGCGCCCGTCGAAGCACCTTCGGTCACTCGAGATGTCGGCGCGCCGGTTGCCCTCGGTTTCGCATCCGGCCCGGTTTATATCGAGGACGACCTCGTTCAAACGAGCGGCAAAATCCCCGGCGGTATCACACTTCAGGAAGACACTCTCTCCTATTTCATCAATCGAGCCGACGACAAACAGGGAATCACCTTGTTGCTCGACGCATCGCATTCCAGTTTTCACTCGGCCTATGAAGTGGCTCGGGTGATTAACTCGGAGTTCGCCTTTGAAGTCGGTCGGTCGGTTGCCCAGGCGACCGGACCCGGCACAATCAGCGTCGATATCCCGCAGCAATATCATCGCGACCCGGTCAAGTTCGTTGCACTACTGCTCAACGTCGGCATCGACAATCCGCACACGCAGGCGCGGGTCGTCGTCAACGCGAAAACGGGAACGGTGATCGTCACCGGGGAAGTCGAACTGAGCCCCGTCATTATTACCCACCGCAATCTGACGGTCCGCGTCGGTGCCCCCGGCTTCGGACCTCCGCCCGAAGTTCGGTTCAGCGCGATCTCTCCGGAGCCCGATCCGTCACCGAGTCTCGAGCAACTCGTCGAGGCACTCAACCTTTTGCGTGTCCCGCCTGAAGGTGTCATCGACATCCTGAGAGAGTTAAATCGGACCGGAAAACTACACGCCGAGTTCATCGAGTATTAA
- the flgK gene encoding flagellar hook-associated protein FlgK, with protein MSLNSSLHVAGRSLEVFSAGLSVAGQNIANANTPGYVREELKINANTPFKVGQHIFGTGVYVEGIQQQIDLFLETRIHTANGDLAHAEARSDIFLALETTLNELGDSDLSTALSDFSSALNNLANEPDDLTLRSLVVQQGEELARDVTDLRLRIDELRSQQSLNLDNLVQEANELIDEIDRLNPQIARLEASGLLQSDAGALRTQRYQALERLSEIVPVRFQERSDGGVDVFSGSNWLVLGGSTQHLETFKTADRGISITSVQYATTQQVLSEGAGEIRGIIDGRDEILGSFVDDLDTLTTNLIGAFNEVYTSGEGLAGHTSLTGQTEVADPTLALNAAGLSFTPRHGSFEVKLVNLGTGAIETTEITVDLDGIGGANTTLNDLQAALDGIINLSATVDPLGRLQLSTTDGYEVRFANDSSGTLASLGINTFFTGTDSGDFGINANVKADPNLLATGRGGGPGDNKNIVALQTFLEDDQIDLGGQSLRGFYELTVAEVAQQSAAASSLRSGSDAFVASLQSQKQQFSGVSLDQETIKMLEFQRAYQSAARLISTIDELYDVLLNV; from the coding sequence ATGTCACTTAATTCATCGCTACACGTCGCGGGCCGCTCGCTCGAAGTCTTCAGCGCCGGCCTTTCGGTCGCCGGGCAGAACATCGCCAATGCGAATACGCCCGGTTATGTTCGCGAAGAACTAAAGATCAATGCCAATACGCCGTTCAAGGTCGGCCAGCACATCTTCGGCACGGGCGTGTACGTCGAGGGAATCCAGCAGCAGATCGACCTGTTTCTCGAAACCAGAATTCATACCGCCAACGGTGACCTTGCACATGCCGAAGCCCGGTCCGATATTTTCCTCGCACTCGAAACGACGCTCAACGAACTCGGTGACAGCGATCTTTCGACCGCACTGAGCGACTTTTCCTCGGCGCTCAACAATTTAGCAAACGAACCCGATGACCTCACCCTCCGCTCACTCGTCGTGCAGCAGGGTGAAGAACTTGCCAGAGACGTGACTGACCTTCGTCTTCGGATTGACGAATTAAGATCTCAGCAATCGCTTAACTTGGACAACCTTGTCCAGGAAGCAAATGAATTAATTGACGAAATCGATCGACTCAATCCACAAATCGCGAGGCTCGAAGCATCCGGCCTCTTGCAAAGCGATGCCGGCGCGCTGCGAACCCAGCGTTATCAGGCCCTTGAACGACTCTCCGAAATCGTTCCGGTGCGCTTTCAGGAACGGTCCGACGGGGGAGTCGACGTTTTCAGCGGTTCGAACTGGCTCGTATTGGGAGGCTCCACGCAGCACCTCGAGACGTTTAAGACAGCGGACCGCGGAATCAGCATCACTAGTGTTCAATATGCGACGACGCAGCAAGTCTTAAGCGAAGGGGCCGGCGAGATTCGCGGTATTATCGATGGGCGAGATGAAATCCTGGGATCGTTCGTTGATGATCTCGACACGCTTACGACCAACCTTATCGGAGCGTTCAATGAAGTTTATACATCGGGCGAAGGTCTCGCCGGACATACGTCATTGACCGGGCAGACGGAAGTCGCCGATCCGACACTCGCGTTGAACGCTGCCGGCCTCAGTTTCACACCTCGGCACGGCTCGTTCGAGGTCAAGTTGGTCAACCTTGGAACCGGCGCGATCGAAACGACGGAGATCACGGTCGATCTCGACGGCATCGGCGGCGCCAATACGACTCTCAATGACTTGCAAGCGGCCTTGGACGGCATCATAAACCTGTCCGCGACGGTCGACCCGCTTGGTCGGCTGCAACTATCAACGACAGACGGCTACGAAGTCCGGTTCGCAAATGATTCCAGTGGAACACTGGCCTCGCTCGGTATTAATACATTCTTTACCGGCACCGATTCCGGCGACTTCGGCATCAACGCGAATGTGAAGGCTGATCCGAATCTGCTGGCGACCGGCCGGGGCGGCGGCCCCGGAGACAATAAGAACATCGTCGCCTTGCAAACATTTCTCGAGGACGACCAAATAGACCTCGGCGGACAATCGCTTCGTGGATTTTACGAATTAACTGTCGCCGAAGTCGCGCAGCAATCGGCCGCAGCCAGCAGCCTGCGGAGTGGCTCCGATGCATTTGTCGCCTCCCTTCAAAGCCAGAAGCAACAATTCTCGGGAGTCAGCCTCGACCAAGAGACGATTAAGATGCTCGAGTTTCAAAGAGCTTATCAATCAGCCGCACGATTGATCAGCACGATCGACGAACTCTACGACGTTCTATTAAATGTATGA
- the flgA gene encoding flagellar basal body P-ring formation chaperone FlgA, with translation MNLYRKSRPYIAVLAACISASGAHAALITFHSPVIVKSPVITLGQIADVIDADSETVARLNNVTLGPGPSDGRDKRFDFENVRARLRAVGIDLSTIEFSGPTSVTTTTDANLARTQYAPRPTSPPTGKHSQAPTASREQFGPSTADTRLAEQIVVDTVRIYLGARAPAIGEVDFTPMFNSEDVVRILAIGRRGLDVRGGTAPWTGRQTFQFSAAGSTQSTSEISVTGRVVQRPFVLAVKHSVPRGSIITKDDLVWEQSREDGISEPGLVIGYETTRPLTAGSIVAADFLQAAPLVRTNNVVTVTVKMPGLEVKRLMRARSDGKLGETVTLMSLEGREQIAGRVVGFQEVVAVTDVSADSESGKSSRPGVIIRREANSISR, from the coding sequence ATGAACTTGTACCGCAAGAGCCGACCCTATATCGCCGTGCTCGCCGCTTGCATCTCAGCATCCGGGGCGCACGCGGCGTTGATCACTTTTCATTCCCCGGTCATCGTTAAGTCTCCCGTTATCACCCTCGGCCAGATCGCCGATGTCATCGATGCCGATTCGGAAACGGTTGCCCGACTGAATAATGTGACGCTCGGCCCCGGACCGAGTGACGGTCGCGACAAGCGTTTCGACTTCGAAAACGTCAGAGCGCGGCTCCGGGCCGTCGGAATTGATCTCTCGACAATCGAATTCAGCGGACCGACATCGGTCACGACCACAACCGACGCAAACCTCGCACGCACTCAATATGCACCCAGGCCAACTTCGCCGCCGACCGGCAAGCATTCACAAGCACCGACCGCATCGCGCGAACAATTCGGACCGTCCACGGCCGACACGCGTCTCGCCGAACAGATCGTGGTCGACACCGTAAGAATTTACTTGGGAGCCCGTGCTCCGGCCATCGGTGAGGTCGACTTCACACCGATGTTTAACAGCGAAGACGTCGTCCGCATTCTCGCGATCGGCCGCCGCGGCTTAGATGTCCGCGGTGGTACAGCGCCATGGACCGGGCGTCAGACATTTCAGTTCTCGGCAGCGGGAAGTACGCAATCGACTTCCGAGATTTCGGTGACCGGGCGGGTCGTGCAACGACCTTTTGTTCTCGCAGTCAAACACTCCGTGCCGCGCGGTTCCATTATCACGAAAGACGACCTCGTGTGGGAACAAAGCCGAGAGGATGGTATCTCTGAGCCGGGCCTCGTCATCGGTTATGAAACGACCCGCCCACTGACGGCCGGAAGCATCGTCGCGGCTGACTTCCTGCAGGCCGCCCCGCTCGTGCGTACGAATAATGTCGTGACGGTCACGGTTAAAATGCCGGGATTGGAAGTCAAACGACTGATGCGTGCCCGGAGCGACGGAAAGCTGGGTGAAACGGTCACATTAATGTCTCTCGAAGGGCGCGAGCAAATTGCCGGGCGCGTCGTCGGGTTCCAAGAGGTCGTCGCCGTCACCGACGTCTCCGCGGATTCCGAATCAGGCAAGTCATCCCGACCCGGCGTCATCATCCGACGCGAAGCCAACTCAATATCACGCTGA
- the rplM gene encoding 50S ribosomal protein L13 — protein MPSLQKSHMANESTVEPNWFVIDADGQIVGRLATRIATVLMGKHKPEYTPHCLTGDFVIVTNVERVKFGGKQMDHPELPYYSKKWDMKSYDTYSGYPGGRKVKTALETWQRRPEMILHEAVRRMLPKNKLGRQMMKRLKLHVGGEHDHQAQQPEAFPDHI, from the coding sequence ATGCCCAGTTTGCAAAAATCGCACATGGCGAATGAGTCGACTGTCGAACCGAATTGGTTCGTTATCGATGCCGATGGCCAGATCGTCGGTCGATTGGCGACCCGGATCGCTACCGTTTTGATGGGCAAGCATAAGCCGGAGTACACTCCGCACTGCTTGACCGGTGACTTCGTGATCGTCACGAATGTCGAGCGGGTGAAATTCGGGGGCAAGCAAATGGATCACCCCGAACTGCCTTATTACAGCAAAAAGTGGGACATGAAGTCCTACGATACGTATTCGGGCTATCCCGGAGGCCGAAAGGTCAAAACGGCCTTGGAGACCTGGCAACGACGACCGGAAATGATTTTGCACGAAGCCGTCCGGCGGATGCTGCCCAAGAACAAACTTGGCCGACAGATGATGAAGCGATTGAAGCTTCATGTCGGCGGCGAACACGATCATCAAGCTCAGCAGCCGGAAGCCTTTCCGGATCATATCTGA
- the flgL gene encoding flagellar hook-associated protein FlgL — translation MPVSPILPGRLPDTLRASRLTSLIAQQQRAMLQLQDQAATGQRYFLPSEAPKDSIRTIFFQREIERNSQLQTNVLTDQSLLTVTETSLNSVADSLNRTKSIILAGVGDLAGPDEKAALAAEIESILSGVLNTANSTHRGRYLFGGSETQDQPFTDLGGGRILYHGDSAQIDSQIDTGFLLGNNIDGATAFAALTPAVSADVDPALTTSSKLGNLFNGIGVSSLQSIEITLDDGGGTSETATVDLSTAKTIGDIEALVENAFTGALTVDVAVNGNGDGLSLTATGTATTVAVADINGGITARQLGVNSAATAAITGGDLNPALSLRTPLADLNGGAAATFTDGLVITSGTRSVTVDLSGATDVEDILNEIELQARAADIHVEAGINEQGNGISIRSRVSGEPFSIGENGGDDAASLGIRTLTGSTLLADLNNGLGVPTGDGNTLDITRRDGTDVSIDLSTAATIQDVLDLVNAVDPGVLTASLNSVGNGISFVDDDGLSTGDLIVAENALSTALGVAGEETSGTTTGVLSGEDINRQETAGVFNLLVQTAEALRNGDDAELTRLGGRIDGELSRFAAVRNEVAARLQTLDQIEERLLDTELTLNQSLSETFDADLTEVITKVTELQTSLQATLQISSISMQLNLINFI, via the coding sequence ATGCCAGTTAGTCCGATCCTTCCCGGCCGACTTCCCGATACGCTGCGTGCTTCGCGGCTGACGTCGCTAATCGCGCAACAGCAACGGGCGATGCTTCAGTTGCAAGATCAGGCGGCTACGGGTCAACGCTATTTCCTGCCGAGCGAGGCACCGAAGGACTCCATTCGGACGATCTTTTTCCAGCGCGAGATCGAACGCAATTCGCAATTGCAAACGAACGTGCTGACCGATCAATCACTGCTGACGGTGACAGAAACGTCTCTTAATTCCGTCGCGGATTCCTTAAACCGTACAAAGTCGATCATTCTCGCGGGGGTCGGTGATCTGGCCGGCCCGGATGAGAAGGCAGCCCTCGCAGCGGAAATTGAATCAATTCTGTCCGGGGTCCTCAACACTGCTAATTCAACGCACCGCGGACGTTATCTTTTTGGCGGCAGCGAAACTCAGGACCAACCGTTTACCGATCTCGGTGGCGGTCGGATTCTATATCACGGCGATTCGGCTCAGATTGATTCACAGATCGATACCGGTTTCCTCCTCGGCAATAATATCGACGGAGCGACAGCCTTCGCCGCACTGACACCCGCCGTTTCAGCCGATGTCGACCCGGCTTTGACCACGTCTTCGAAGCTCGGCAATTTGTTCAACGGAATCGGCGTCAGCAGCCTGCAATCCATCGAAATTACGCTCGATGACGGAGGAGGGACGAGCGAGACGGCGACGGTGGATCTTTCGACGGCGAAGACGATCGGTGACATCGAAGCTTTAGTCGAAAACGCGTTCACCGGAGCGCTTACGGTCGATGTCGCCGTGAATGGCAACGGTGACGGATTATCGTTGACAGCAACCGGCACCGCCACGACCGTCGCCGTTGCCGACATTAATGGCGGAATTACGGCCCGCCAACTTGGCGTTAATTCCGCGGCGACTGCCGCAATCACCGGGGGCGACCTTAATCCGGCATTAAGTCTTAGAACACCGCTGGCCGATCTGAACGGCGGTGCGGCCGCGACATTCACGGACGGACTCGTCATCACCAGCGGCACGCGATCGGTCACCGTCGACCTTTCCGGCGCCACCGATGTCGAAGACATTTTGAATGAAATCGAACTTCAAGCACGGGCGGCTGACATTCATGTGGAAGCCGGTATTAACGAGCAGGGGAACGGCATCTCCATCCGCAGTCGCGTAAGTGGAGAGCCCTTTTCGATCGGCGAAAATGGTGGGGACGACGCGGCGTCACTCGGAATCCGAACGCTAACCGGTTCGACGTTGCTTGCGGACCTCAACAATGGCCTGGGCGTACCCACCGGCGACGGCAATACGCTCGACATCACGCGACGTGATGGAACCGACGTTTCGATTGACTTGAGTACCGCGGCAACCATTCAGGACGTGCTCGATTTGGTCAACGCCGTCGATCCGGGGGTTCTGACCGCCTCACTCAACTCCGTCGGCAACGGCATCTCGTTCGTCGACGACGATGGCCTCAGCACCGGTGATCTGATCGTCGCTGAGAACGCCCTTTCAACGGCTTTGGGGGTCGCAGGCGAAGAGACCAGTGGCACGACAACGGGAGTTCTCTCCGGCGAAGACATCAACCGGCAAGAAACGGCTGGGGTGTTCAATCTGCTGGTCCAGACCGCCGAAGCCCTGCGGAATGGCGATGATGCGGAGCTGACCCGGTTAGGCGGCCGGATCGACGGCGAGCTCAGCCGATTCGCCGCCGTCCGGAACGAAGTCGCCGCCCGTCTGCAAACCCTCGACCAAATCGAAGAGCGTCTACTCGATACGGAGCTGACGCTCAACCAGTCGCTCTCCGAAACGTTTGATGCCGATTTGACCGAGGTCATCACCAAGGTCACCGAGTTGCAAACCTCGCTGCAGGCGACGCTTCAGATCTCTTCGATATCGATGCAGCTCAATCTCATCAACTTCATTTGA
- the flgN gene encoding flagellar export chaperone FlgN — MSTSLHSKFAEAIDGFLDRIESRQSDFFTHYEEKDAALKASDAKRLLAFAAHEEQLCHELRASALERNQILQAARGGRLPTDSLKDLCESLTDAPANELRRQRIERVGTNAARLRQKTWSHWVVAQRSYAQYSALIDLIAHRGRQAPTYSAGEGEDGRSEGSLMDASA, encoded by the coding sequence ATGTCGACTTCACTACATTCGAAATTCGCTGAGGCGATTGACGGTTTTCTCGACCGCATCGAATCGCGGCAATCCGACTTCTTCACTCACTACGAAGAAAAGGACGCGGCGCTGAAAGCTTCGGACGCAAAGCGTTTGCTCGCATTCGCCGCGCACGAAGAGCAGCTCTGTCATGAGCTCAGGGCATCCGCATTAGAGCGCAATCAGATTCTGCAGGCCGCGCGCGGTGGAAGACTGCCCACTGACTCGCTCAAAGACCTTTGCGAGTCGCTGACCGACGCCCCGGCAAATGAACTGCGGCGCCAGCGCATTGAACGAGTCGGAACGAACGCGGCCCGACTCAGGCAAAAGACATGGTCGCATTGGGTCGTCGCGCAGCGGTCTTACGCCCAGTACTCGGCGTTAATTGACTTGATCGCTCATAGGGGTCGGCAAGCGCCGACCTATTCGGCCGGCGAAGGCGAAGATGGCCGCTCAGAAGGTTCTCTCATGGACGCATCGGCGTAA
- a CDS encoding rod-binding protein: MNTSSLNPQLATQLATTRAARPETSNLPETKEAFRDFVAGTFYREMLKSLRQSHDKPAYMHGGQAEDVFREQLDRQIGEQLSVSHGDSLVGDLYASFEATQLRSTRL; the protein is encoded by the coding sequence ATGAATACCAGCAGTTTGAATCCGCAACTCGCAACGCAGCTTGCAACGACGCGGGCCGCCCGTCCGGAGACCTCGAATCTTCCTGAAACTAAGGAGGCCTTTCGAGATTTCGTCGCCGGCACATTTTATCGGGAGATGCTGAAGTCACTACGCCAATCGCACGACAAGCCCGCGTATATGCACGGAGGACAGGCCGAAGATGTCTTCCGCGAGCAACTCGACCGACAAATTGGCGAGCAACTCAGCGTCTCACATGGAGACTCACTCGTCGGAGATCTGTACGCATCTTTCGAGGCGACACAATTAAGATCAACGCGTCTGTAA